One genomic window of Cydia pomonella isolate Wapato2018A chromosome 6, ilCydPomo1, whole genome shotgun sequence includes the following:
- the LOC133518786 gene encoding mitochondrial-processing peptidase subunit beta, translated as MLKVATTLRLLSSQGVQVRSLATAVGYKQALVNVPPTRLTVLDNGLRVASEDSGAATATVGLWIDAGSRYENSKNNGVAHFLEHMAFKGTSKRSQTDLELLVENMGAHLNAYTSREQTVFYAKCLANDVPAAVEILADIIQNSSLAEPEIERERGVILREMQDVESNLQEVVFDHLHATAFQGTPLGQTILGPTKNIKKISKADLQQYIKTHYQPARIVLSGAGGVEHEKLVDLANKHLGKLKNTALDVPEIAPCRYTGSEIRVRDDSMPLAHVAIAVEGAGWTDADNIPLMVANTLIGAWDRSQGGGANNASVLARAASSEGLCHSFQSFNTCYKDTGLWGIYFVAEPLQIEDMVYNIQSEWMKLCISVTEGEVERAKNLLKTNMLLQLDGTTPVCEDIGRQMLCYNRRIPIHELDARIDAVTAANIRDVCYKYIYDKCPAVAAVGPTEGLPDYTRLRAGMYWLRA; from the coding sequence ATGCTTAAAGTAGCGACTACGTTGCGACTGCTGTCCTCCCAGGGCGTGCAGGTCAGGTCCTTAGCTACCGCCGTCGGTTACAAGCAGGCACTAGTCAACGTTCCACCGACCAGGCTTACAGTGCTCGACAATGGACTGCGAGTTGCCTCCGAGGACTCCGGCGCCGCCACGGCGACCGTTGGCCTGTGGATTGATGCCGGCTCCAGGTACGAGAACTCTAAAAACAACGGAGTCGCTCATTTCTTAGAACACATGGCTTTCAAAGGCACCAGCAAAAGATCGCAGACCGACCTAGAGTTGCTCGTCGAGAACATGGGAGCGCATTTAAATGCGTACACGTCTCGGGAACAGACCGTGTTTTACGCTAAATGCCTCGCGAATGACGTGCCCGCGGCCGTCGAGATCCTTGCCGACATTATTCAGAATTCGTCGCTCGCTGAACCCGAAATCGAACGCGAACGAGGCGTGATCCTCCGAGAGATGCAGGATGTCGAAAGCAACCTGCAAGAGGTCGTATTCGACCACTTACACGCCACTGCCTTCCAAGGCACACCCCTAGGACAGACCATCTTGGGACCCACCAAGAACATTAAGAAGATCTCCAAGGCTGACTTGCAGCAGTACATCAAGACACACTACCAGCCAGCGCGCATCGTGCTGTCTGGCGCCGGTGGTGTTGAGCATGAGAAGCTGGTAGACCTTGCCAACAAGCACTTGGGCAAACTGAAGAACACAGCTCTTGATGTCCCTGAAATTGCTCCCTGCCGCTACACTGGTTCTGAAATCAGAGTCCGTGATGACTCCATGCCCCTGGCTCATGTGGCTATTGCTGTTGAAGGTGCTGGTTGGACCGATGCTGATAACATTCCTCTAATGGTTGCAAATACTCTTATTGGAGCTTGGGACCGATCCCAGGGCGGTGGCGCCAACAACGCCTCAGTGCTCGCCCGCGCTGCATCCTCTGAAGGCCTATGCCACAGCTTCCAGTCCTTCAACACTTGCTACAAGGACACTGGTCTGTGGGGCATTTACTTTGTTGCTGAGCCCCTCCAGATTGAGGACATGGTCTACAACATCCAGTCTGAATGGATGAAGCTCTGCATTTCTGTCACCGAGGGAGAAGTTGAGCGTGCAAAGAACCTGTTAAAGACAAACATGCTCCTACAGCTCGATGGCACTACCCCTGTCTGTGAAGACATCGGTCGCCAGATGCTCTGCTACAACCGCAGAATCCCTATCCACGAATTAGATGCTCGCATTGATGCTGTCACTGCCGCAAACATCCGTGACGTCTGCTACAAATACATCTATGACAAATGCCCTGCAGTTGCTGCTGTTGGTCCCACAGAAGGCTTACCCGACTACACCAGGCTCCGCGCCGGCATGTACTGGCTTAGGGcgtaa